The stretch of DNA GACGAGGCGACGTCGGCCGAGTCGGTCGGAGATCGGGGCGACGGCCAGACCGCCGAGCACGTAGCCGATCAGGTAGAGGACCACCGGCCAGCGCTCAGCGCTCGCGGCGTTGGCCGGGGTGCAACCGGCCTTGATCTGCGTGCACGTCTGGATGAACGAGACGTTGATGTTGAAGTTGCAGTAGAAGACCAGGAACAGGCCTAGTCCGACGATGCCGGTGACGGCGTAGCGGACCGCATGGCGAGGCAGACGGTCGAGGCGCCCCAGCAACAGGGCGCTCATGCCGGGCGTGGCCGCGTTCGCGCCGGGTGTGGTGGTGGACATGGGTGTGTGCTCCTGCGTCGGTGCGCACGGCGGTATCGGCCGCGGCGTGGAGGTATGAGGTCATCGCCTGTCGTCGCCGAGGATGAAGATGAGCGAGATATCGTTGACGAGAGTGTTAACAATCTCGTGTGACATGCGTCATGTCAACCCCCGTGCGGACGAGCGCACGCCGGATGCCTTCGAGGGGCCGGAGGGCGGGCTCAGGAGCGCGGAGCGTCCTCGGCGTCGCTGAGCGCCTGGAGGACGCTGGCGAGGTGGGCACGGACGGCCGCCTCGGCGTCCGCCGGATCGCGGCGGCAGATCGCCTCGATGATCGCGAGATGCTGCGGCAGCGACGTCTGCGGGCGCCCGGGCCGGAACGCCAGCCGGAACTGATGGCGCACGTTGCGGGCCCGCAGCCGGGCCAGCACCTCGGCGGCGACCGGCTGGTCGGCGAGCGCGATCACCCGCTCGTGCAGCTGCTGGTTGAGCTGGGAGTATCCGGCCACGTCGCCGGACTGCACGCAGGACGTCATCGCGGCGCCGAGCGCCCGGAGGTCGTCGATCGCCTCGTCGTTCACGTTCTCTGCGGCCTTCGCGCCACACAGACCCTCCAGGGCCATGCGGACCTCGGTGATCTGCAAGGCCTCCGCCACCGTGACGACCCGCACCCGAGCGCCCCGGTTCGCGATCCGCTCGACCAGACCCTCGTGTGTCAGGTCGATGAGCGCAGCGCGGACAGCGCCCCGGCTCGCGCCAAGGGAGTCGGAGAGCTCTGCCTCGACCAGACGCTGGCCCGGAACCAGGTCACCGGCCAGGATCGCCGCACGGACCGAAGCGGCCACCTCGACCTGGGTGACGACGCGTTCGACGCTCACGGACTCCTCCTCGCTGCAGCCGGCCACCAGCCGCTGAGCCGCATCGTATCGGGCGCCGGACACCGGGGACCCGCCCCGCGAGCAAGATTGTTGACAATCCTGTCGGACAATGCCAGCCTGGCCGCATCATGCTGATCGATGCCCATGGCCACTACACGACGGCTCCCCGGGCCCACACCGACTGGCGCGTCGCGCAATTGCGGGCATGGAGCGAGGGCGGGACGACCCCCGCCTACCCGGTGATCGCCGATGACGCGATCCGCGAGACCCTTGAGTCGGCGCAGCTACGGCTGCAGGCCGAGCGTGGCACCGATCTGACGCTGTTCTCGCCCCGAGCCTCCGCGATGGCGCACCACGAGGGGGATCTCCAGACGAGCATCGGCTGGGCCCAGGTGTCCAACGACCTCATCGCCCGAGTGGTCGAGCTCTACCCGCGCAACTTCGCGCCGGTGGCACAACTGCCCCAGGCACCGGGTGAGCCGCTGGATGCCGCCGTCGCCGAGGTGCACCGGGTCGCTGGTATGGGCTTCGCCGGGGTCAACCTCAACCCCGACCCGAGTGGCGGCCGGTGGACGGCGCCCGCCCTCACCGACCCCCTCTGGTACCCGCTCTACGAGGCGCTGGTCGAGCACGACCTGCCGGCGATGGTCCACGTCTCCTCGACCTGTACGCCGGTCTTCCACGCGACCGGGGCGCACTACCTCAACGCCGATACGACCGCGTTCATGCAACTGCTGCAGGGGGACCTGTTCGCCGACTTCCCCGCCCTGAGGTTGATCATCCCCCACGGCGGCGGCGCGGTGCCGTACCACTGGGGGCGCTACCGCGGGCTCGCGGACATGCTGGGCAAGCCGGCGCTGGATACCCACGTGATGGGGAACGTCTTCTTCGACACCTGCGTCTACCACCAGCCCGGCATCGACCTCCTGGTCGACGTGATCGACACCCGCAACCTGCTCTTCGGTAGCGAGATGGTCGGTGCCGTGCGGGGAATCGACCCGACGACAGGTCACTACTTCGACGACACCCGCCGCTACATCGAAGCGGCGGACCTCGACGACGAGCAGCGCGCGCTGATCTTCGAGGGCAACGCCCGGCGCGTCTACCCCCGCCTGAGGAGCCTGTCATGAGGAACGTCGTCGTCACCGAGGTGCCGCGTCCCGACAGGGAGGACATCGCCACGCTCCGCGGGTACGGCGTCGCCACCCTCCACGAGGCGATGGGTCGGGTCGGCAGCCTCGGACCCGATCTGCGGCCCATCCAGCAGGGCCTGACGGTCGCCGGCAGCGCGGTCACCGCGCTGTGCTGGCCCGGTGACAACCTGATGATCCACGTCGCGGTCGAGCAGTGCCGGCCCGGCGACCTCCTGGTCGTGGCCAGCGCGGCCCCGTCGACGCATGGGATGTTCGGCGAGCTCTTCGCCACGGCGCTGGCGCACCGCGGGGTGACCGCGGTCATCAGCGACACCGGCGTGCGTGACACTCAGGAACTGCGCGAGATGGGCTTCGGTGCGTGGTCGCGCCACGTCTCCGCGCAGGGCACCGTGAAGGCGACGGCAGGCCACGTCAACCTCCCGGTCGTCATCGCCGGCCAGCGGATCGAGGCCGGCGATGTGGTGGTCGCCGACGACGACGGTGTGGTGGTCGTGCCTCGTGCCCGGGTCGCGGAGACGATCGCGGCGTCCCAGGCGCGCCTCGAGAAGGAGACCGCCACCCGTGCCGCCTTCCGGCAGGGCGAGCTCGGCCTCGACCGCTACCGACTGCGACCGCTGCTGGAGGAGCTGGGCGTGGCCTACAAGACCCACGAGCAGGCCCTGAGGGACGGCGACCTGACATGACCGGCATCCCGTGCGCCCTGATGCGCGGCGGCACCTCCAAAGGTGCCGTCTTCCTCGCTTCCGACCTGCCCACGACAGCCGACGAGCGCGACGCGCTGGTCCTGCGCGTGATGGGCAGTCCGGACCCTCGCCAGATCGACGGCCTCGGCGGCGCGCATCCGCTGACCAGCAAGGTGGCCGTGGTGTCGGCCTCGAGCGACGAGGGGGTCGACGTGGACTACCTCTTCCTGCAGGCGGTCGTCGACCAGCCGATCGTGTCGACCTCGCAAACCTGCGGGAACATGCTCGCGGCGGTGGCGCCCTTCGCCATCGAGCGTGGCCTCGTCGAGGCCGCCGACGGTTTCACCGACGTGCGCGTACGGATGCTCAACACCGGAGGTCTGGCCACCCTGCGGGTGTGCACACCGGGCGGCAAGGTGACCTACGACGGTGACGTCGAGCTCTCCGGCGTCCCGGGCACCGCGGCCCCCGTGCGGATCGACGTCGAGCCAAGCTCCAGTCCGCTGCTGCCGACGGGGAACGTCACCGACACGCTCGCCGGTCTCGAGGTCACCTGCATCGACAACGGGATGCCGTCGGTGATCATCCGTGCCAGCGACCTCGGCGTGCGCGGCGACGAGGAGCCGGCCGAGCTTGAGGCCGACAAGGCGCTCACCGCCCGAATCCATGAGCTCCGCGCCGAGGCCGTCGAGGCGATGGGCCTCGACACCGACCTCGAAGCCACGACCGTGCCGAAGATGGTCCTCGTCTCAGCGCCGCGGCACGGGGGTGCGATCTCGACCCGCAGCTTCATCCCGGTCCGGGTGCACCAGGCGATCGGCGTGCTCGGCGCCGCCAGCGTCGCCGCTGCCACCATCCTGCCCGGCAGCGTCGCTGCCGACCTGGCCCGGGTCCGGGACGGCCGGGTCCGGATCGAGCACCCGACCGGCTTTCTCGACCTCGCTGTGGAGGCCGGCGAGGACGGGATCGCTCGGACCACCGTCACCCGCACCGCCCGAATGATCTTCGACGGCACCGTCTACCCGGTGCCCGCGACCCGCTCCTAAGGAGGACCGCATGGCGGCCCCACTCGGCGACATCGCCCACCTTGGTCACGCAGAGCTGCTGACCCCCGACCTCGAGGGATCCACCTGGTTCTTCACCGAGATCCTCGGCCTGACCGAGACCAAACGCGAGGGCGACTCGGTCCACCTCCGCACGTTCGACGACTACGAGCTGACCAGCCTCGTCCTCACCGGCCACCACACCACCGGCATCCGTCGTACCGCGTTGCGCGCCAGCAGCGAGGATGCGCTACAGCGCCGGGTTCGCGCCATCGAGGAGTCCGGCGGCAGCGGATCATGGGTCGAGGGCAGGGCCGGAACCGGCCGCAACTACGTGACCACCGATCCGGACGGCCACGAGATCGGGCTGTACTACGAGACCGAGCGCTACGTCGCCCCCGACCACCTCAAGCCGGGCCTCAAGAACCAGCCGCAGGCCAAGCCGCGGCAGGGCGTCGGCGTGCGCCGCCTCGACCACGTCAACTACCTGGGCTCCCAGGTCGCGCTCAACGCCGACTTCATCCAGCACGTCCTCGGCGCTCGGCCCACCGAGCAGATCCAGATGAACGACGGCCGGATCGCGGCCAAGTGGCTCAGCTTCGGCAACAAGTCCTACGACATCGTCTACACCGAGGACTGGAAGGGCGCCCACGGCCGCCTGCATCACCTCGCGTTCGCCACCGACAGCCGCGAGGACATCCTGCGTGCGGCCGACCTCTGCCTCGACAACGGCGTGAAGATCGAGACCGGGCCGCACAAGCACGCGATCCAGCAGACGTTCTTCCTCTACGTCTTCGAGCCGGGCGGCAACCGGATCGAGCTGTGCAACCCGCTCAGCCGGTTGATCCTCGACCCCGACTGGCCGCTGGTCACCTGGACCGAGGCCGAACGTGCGAAGGGCCAGGCCTGGGGCCTGCGGACCATCGAGAGCTTCCACACGCTCGGCATGCCGCCGGTCGACTGAACGAGGAGAGAGCATGAGCACGCGGATCGACGCCCGCCTGTGGGCGGCGGACGAGCGCACCACTGTCATCGGGGGCGAGTGGCAGGGCGGCGACGGCGACCAGATCGAGGTCGCCGAGAAGGCGACTGGCGAGCCGCTGCTGATCATGCGCGAGGCCTCGCTGGAGCAGCTCGACCGGGCGGTTGCAGCCGCCAAGGCCGCGCAGCCCGGTTGGGCGGCCCGGCCGGCCGACGTACGCGCGGGCGTGCTCCGCCGTGCGGCGGATCTGCTCGAGCAGCACCACGACGAGGTCGTTGAGTGGATCGTCCGAGAGTCGGGCAGCGTGCCGGCCAAGGCGCATGCCGCGGAGTACCTCCAGGCGCTCGACGAGTTCCGCGAGGCGGCCGACCTCGCCGAGCGTACGGTCGCCCGCCCACTCCCCCCGCACGGCGAGGACGCCAGCGTCGCCGAGCGCGTCCCGTACGGCGTGGTCGGCGTGATCACACCGTGGAACGTGCCCTTCACGCTGGCGATGCGCACGGTCGCCCCGGCCCTCGCGCTCGGCAACGCGATCGTGCTCAAGCCCGACCACCAGACACCGGTCAGCGGCGCGGTGCTGATCGGGCGCCTGCTCGAGGAAGCAGGGCTCCCGGCCGGCGTCTTCAACGCCGTGCCCGGGCAGGGTCCTTCCGTCGGGTCCGCCCTGGTGACCCACCCCGACGTGTCGATGGTGAGCTTCACCGGGTCCACCGCCGTGGGGCGCACCATCGCCACGCTGGCCGCGCCGTACCTGAAGAAGGTGGCGCTCGAGCTCGGCGGCAAGAACCCGCACGTCGTGCTCGACGATGCGGACATCGAGGGTGCCGCCGCGGCCGGTGCGTGGGGCAACTTCACCCACCAGGGCCAGGTCTGCATGGCGATCGGGCGTCACGTGATCGCCGCGCCGGTGCTCGAGGACTACGCCGCCGAGCTGGCGCGGTGGGCCCGCGGACTGCGTGTCGGCGACCCGTTCCGGGAGGACGTCGAGCTCGGCCCCCTCATCAACGCCCGCCAGGCTGATCGCGTGATGGCGCTGATCGAGGACGCGGTCGCGCAGGGTGCCGAGCTGCTCGCCGGCGGGGAGCGTCGCGGCAACTTCGTCCAGCCGACCGTCTTGAAGGGCGTCACGCCGGCGATGCGGGCGTACGCAGAGGAGGTCTTCGGACCGGTCGCCGTCGTGGTCGCCGCCGCTGACGACGAGGACGCCGTGCGGATCGCGAACGACACCGAGTACGGCCTGTCCGCTTCGGTGCACAGCGCCTCGCCGGAGCGGGCCGAGGCGGTTGCGGACCGCATCGTCTCCGGGATGGTGCACATCAACGGCCAAACGATCAATGACAACGCGTGGGCACCGATGGGCGGCACGAAGGCGTCCGGCAGCGGTGGCCGCTTCGGCGGTGAGTCCAATGCGGACATGTTCACCTACACGCGGTGGCGCACGGTCCGCAAGGACGCAGACCGGGGCCACTTCGTCGCCCGACCGGCGGTGCCATGAGCGGCAAGGCGCAGCTCGACGAGCTGACTCTGGTCGAGGCGGCAGCGGCGATCCGAGCCGGGGAGCTGTCCCCGGTCGAGCTCACCGAGCGCATCTTGGAGCGGATCGCGACGACCGAGCCGTCGCTGCAGGCCTATGCCCTTGTCGACGAGGAGGGTGCCCGGGCGGCCGCGGCCGCCGCGGAGCGGGCGGTCCGACGCGGCGACACGCTCGGGTCGCTTCACGGTGTGCCGCTGGGTGTGAAGGACCTCTTCGACACCGACGGGCTGCGCACCACCTACGGCTCGCCGCGGTACGCGAAGCACGTACCCGAACGCGACGCCACCGCCGTGGCGCGCCTGCGCGCCGCCGGCGCCGTCATCCTCGGCAAGCACACCACGCACGAGTTCGCGTGGGGCGGTCGCACCGACAGCGCCTTCTACGGGCCGACCCACAACCCGCATCGCCAGGGTCACATCGCCGGCGGCTCCTCGGGCGGCTCCGGTGCCTCCGTCGCCGCGGGCAGTTGCCTGGGCGCTATCGGTACCGACACCGCGGGCAGCGTCCGGATCCCGGGGGCGCTGAGCGGCTGTGTCGGCTTCAAGCCCTCGCGCGGGCGGATCAGCCTGGCCGGCGTCATGCCGCTGTCCTCGACGCTCGACCACGTGGGCGCCCTGGCGCGCACGGTCGCCGACGCGGCGGTGATCGCCGACGCCATCGCCGGTCCGGACCCGGCCGATGCGCGCACCCTCCGGCTGGTCGACCCGTTGGCTCCGGGTGACGTCGGCACGGCGCGCGTCGCCGTACTCGGCGGCTGGGCCACCGAGGTTCTGCACCCGGGCGTGCGCTACGCCCTGGACGGGGCGGCCCGCACCCTCGCCGATGCGGGGCTCGACGTGGAGACCGTCGACCTGCCCGGGGAGGCAGCGATGCCGCACGCCGTCCTCACGCGGATCCTGTTCGAGGCGGGGCTGCTGCACCGCTCCGCCTTCGAGGCCGAGCCGGCGTCCTTCGGGGCCGACCTCACCGAGCTGCTGGCGTTGCCTTGTCCGGCACCGGCCGAGCTGGCGAGCACCGAGGCCGCGATCGCCCGCTTCTCCGCACAGCTGCTCGGCCTGCTGGAGCGGTACGACACGCTCCTGTTGCCGACCGTCCCCTGCCCGGCGCCTCGGCTCGGCCAGCGGTCGATCGCGTTCCCCGGGGTCGCAGAGGAGGTCGAGATCGAGGATGTGCTGACCCGCCTGACCTCACCGTTCAACGCGACCGGCCTCCCGGCCGTGAGCGTCCCAGCCGGCTTCGTCGACGGGCTGCCGGTCGCCGTGCAGGCCGTCGGACGCCCGTACGGTGACCCGACCGCGCTCGGCGTCGCGGCCCTTCTCGAGGGACGGTCCGCCTGAGGGCCGGAGAACGGGTGCTGCGTTCGATGCCATGTCCCGACTCCCCCGGTATAGCTGACGCCTGGCCTCCAGCCGCTCCACACGTCACCCACAGGGTGTGTCGATCCGCCGCGAACGGGCCACCGTCCCCCCGATGACCTCATCCGCCGAGGAGGAGTCGGAGGGTACGGTCGTCGCGTGGGCGCAGTCGCGAGGTTGCAATGCCGCCTCAAGGGACACAGATGGGCCCCGTACGGGCCTCCCCCAGCGCGCAGGGATTATCTGCCGGACGTCGTGCGGTGCCAACGCTGTTCGGCGTACCGCTTCGCCACCGGAGCCGCGCTCGACCGTCACGACCTCCGTCGCCTGCGCCCGTACCCGGAGCCGCTACCGCCGGGCACGCCGACTGGATGGTTTCGATACCGGGGCGACGGCGCCGATCCGCACGACCGACCTTCCTAGGCCGATGGCACCGACCAGCCGCGATCCGCGCACACCGAGTGCGACTTCTTCCCGCGCATCGTCTGAGCCGTCTCGCCTCGCCGCCTAGGACGGCAACTCGTCGGCGCGTTCCTCGAGCAACGCGTCGGGCGCAGTCAACCTCCACGCCTCGAAGGTGAGCTCGGCCAGCTCGTCGCGCTCGACACCTGCGAGGTGGACCACGACCCAGCCGAAGCCTCCGGAGGTGAACTGCACCTCGAAGACGTCCGGCCGCTCGGCCACCAGGGCGAGCTGCTCGACGATCGTCTGCTTCAACCCGACCGTTCGGGTCGCCGGCCACAGGTAGCCGAAGGCACGCCGATCGACGTCGAACCGGAGCCACTTGTCCCGGTCGGAGCGGCCGACACCGGGAAGCTGGGAGACCAGGTCGAGGAAGTCGGGGATCTCGCAGGGCACGAGCGTCATCATGCCGTGGACGGTGCGCGGCGGTGGACGGGCGCTGCACGCCGTGGCGAAGAACGCGTAGATCGGGCCGGAGGCATGGACGTTGGGGACGACGTACGCAGAGGCCAGCACCCAGGACCGCCCTCGGCATCGACACGGGCCGTGTGTGCACGCCCGGGATTAGTCCAGCCCGGATCGAAGTTGTGCAGTCGTGCCTGGTCCCACGCTCCTCACCTCGTTCGCGATGGACCGCTTCAGCCCGATGCGCTTCGACCCCGCACGCGAGTCATCTCAGAGCGAGGTGGACGCTCTTCTCGATGCCGCACGGCGCGCCCCGTCCGCGGGCAACTCACAGCCCTGGGCGTTCATCGTGGGACGGCGAGGCGATGACACCCACAGGCGTCTCGTGGGTCACCTCGCTCGGAGTTCTTCCTCGTGGGCGCCGGCGGCCAGCATCCTGACTGCCAACCTGTGCCTCCGCTTCGTGGAAGGGAGCGAGATGGAGTATTCGGAGTTCGCCCACTACGACCTCGGCCAGGCTGTCGCCCACATGACCTTCCAAGCCCATGCCATGGGTCTGGCCGTTCACCAGTTCCGAGCCTTCGATCGTCAGCGCCTCGCCGACGACTTCCGGGTGCCGTCTCCTTGGGAGATCACGAGCATGGCGGCGATCGGCGTACCTGTCGGCGCCCGAGAGACACACACCGGGACCGGCACCAGCCGCGAGCGACGATCGATCCGCGACGTCGTGTGGTGTTAGAGCGCCGGGTGCCGTCCGGACTTCGGGAGTCGACGTGCCTAGCATCGGCTCATGAACGCTCCGACGCCGTACCTCCTCTTCCCGATGGGCACCGCTCGCGAGGCTCTGACGTTCTACGGCGACGTGTTCGGCTGCGCCGTGCAGCTTCACACCCTCGAGGATTTCCACAGAACCGACGGCCCAGCCGATGGCATCGCCCACGGCTACCTCGTGAACGGGCCAGTCGAGCTGTTCGCAGCCGACGCGTCGGGCGAGGAGCCGTCCTTCCGCTGCGAGGGCATGATGCTCTCCCTCCTCGGCGCAGCCGCGCCCTCGACGCTCCACGCCTGGTTTTCGCGTCTCTCCGATGGCGGGCGAATAGTGGCTCCCCTGGAGGCTCGACCGTGGGGCGCATCCGACGGCCAGGTCATCGACCGCTACGGAGTGCACTGGCTCATCGGCTTCGAGGGCGACGAGAGTGGATGAGGGCCCACTCACCGGATCGGCCGAGATTCAGATCCCAGTCACGCGGACCGGCATCCGCACCATCCGGGAATTCGCCACGACCGCACCTATCGTTTTGCGATAGGTTTCGTCCATGGCGAAGTCGGTGGTACCCCTCAAGGCAATCATCGCGGCGATCCTTGCCTGGTCGGTCCTCATGCAGGTGCTGGTGCTGCCGTGGACGGCTGGGACCTACGCCGCGAGGTATCCCGAGTTCGCCTGGATGCGATCGCCGCTCCTTGTCATCTCGATCGTGGCCCTCGCCGTTGTGGAGTTCGGCCTGCTCGGCGTATGGCAGCTCTTGACGTTCGTCAGCCACGGCATTCTTTTCTCTTCCCCCGCCGCGGACCGCTGGGTCACGCGGGAGATCGGAGCAGTGGCCCTGGTGACGGCTCTCGGCGCGGCCATGCTGGTCATCATCGACCTGCCGTTGGGCGTCGTCCTGTTGCCGGTCGAGGTACTCCTCGGTGCTGCTGCGGTGCTGCTGGTCGTCGTGCTACGCGGCCTCCTGCGCGCGGCCGCTACCCAGCATCACGAGCTGGAGTCAGTCGTCTGATGACGGTCGTGGTCGATCTCGAGTCGATGATGACCCACCGGGGCATCGGCGTCACCCAGCTGGCGAACCTCATCGGCATCACACCTGCGAACCTCGCCGTGTTGAAGAACGGCCGGGCGAAAGCCGTGCGGTTCACCACCCTCGATGCTCTTTGTGAGGTGCTCGATTGCCAGCCGGGCGACATCATCCGGTGGGTGCCAGATGCTCCCGGAGAGCGCGACTGAGCCACACGACGGACGTCTATCTCGTTTTCCGAGACTGGCCCTGAAGCACCGCCGCGAGCCGGAGTGCGGAGCGATCACCGGAGCACCGCACGCTCTGAGAGACTCGGGCCATGAGCTACGACCTCGCGGTCTGGGCCGACGTCGCCCCGTTCGCTGGCCATCCGCCGCAGGACGCCTACGCGACGGTGACCGATCTCCTCGAGGACGATGAAGCGCTCGCGGCGCCGATGGCCGAGGTGATCGATGACTTCGTCGACGCGCTGCTCGCACGGTGGCCGGCCCTCGGCGAGCCGGGGGACGAGAGATCGCCGTGGGCGATGGGACCCGAGATCGGCGACTGTCTCGGCGCCTGCATCTACATCACGATGACGTTTCCGGGCGCGGAGTTCGCCGTTCCCGTCATCGCCGCGGAAGCCCGGGCTCGCGGTCTGGTGTGCTTCGATCCGCAACGCGGAGAGGCGATCTGAGCTGCTGCGCGCCAGCTCTCGCCACTCCCCGGGGTCGCACCTCCCCCTCAGGCCGCGTCCGTGCGGCGGTGTCGCCGGTAGGAAGCGGCGATGGCCAGGATCGCACCGGCGACGGCCCAGGCCGCGATGACGAGGAGGCGGTCGGTGGTCTCGACGCCGCCGAAGTAGACGGTACGGCGCAGGGCGTCGACGCCGGCGCCGTTCGGGATCCAGGGGCCGATGGTGGCCCAGAACGAGGGCAGCATCCGGTAGGGGTAGGCGCCGCCGGCGCTCGGGTTGCCCACGATGACGAAGACGAGGATGGTCGCGGCGACGCCCAGGAAGCCGAACAGCACCTGGAAGGCCATCGTGACGGTGGCCGCGGCGAGGGTCAGCAGCGTGACGATGCCCCAGATCGCGCCGAAGTGGCCGGTCAGTGCGCCCAGGACCGGATCGGCGATGACGGCGGCGCCGAGACCGACGAAGCCGGCGTACGGGACTGTGGCGCCGAGCCGCCACAGCGTACGGCGGAAGGTCGCGGGGCGGGCACCGCGGGCCATCCCGAGGGTGGCGGCGAAGAGGTACCCGGCCAGGACGGCGCTGATGGCCACGTAGAACCCGACCGCGCCGGTCTCGTCTCCGGCCTGGTGGGGCACCACGTCGGTGACAGCGACGGTCCGATGCTGCTGGTCCTCGGCAGCGTTGATGACCCGCTCGACCGCTGAGGCGAGAGTCGCCCCGCCGCCACTCGCGACCAGCAGCCGGTCCTGGGTGCCGGAGGCGTCCACGACGAGCACGGCCGAGACCTCGGCGCGCTCGAGCTGTCGTCGGGCGATGGACTCGTTCTCGACCGCCGTCGCCTTCAGCGGCGTGCCGTCGATGCCGTTGAGACCGTCGACCAGCTGGGCGCTGGTCTGTGCCGGGGCGACGACGGCGATCGGAACGTGATGCGGCGTCGGGGTGTGGAACGCGCCTACATAGGAGAGCAGGAACCCGAGGCACAGCAGTCCGGTGCCGATGCCCAGCAGCAGGGAACGCGGGCTGATGGCGTCGCGGAACTCCTCGGCGAACGTCTCCTTGCGCGCAGGGTCGACAGCAGGGTCGACAGCGGGGTCGACAGCGGGGTCGACAGCAGGGTCAGCGTGCCGGCCGGGTGAATCGCTCATGCCGAGATCTCCTTGATGGTGGCCGGCGTTCGGCGCGGCCGGCGGTGCTGGGGCACACGGGTCGCGGTTGTCCACACCACCCGTTCGATACATACTGTATCGAATACGATTCGTATCGCAATGTTCGGAGAGCCCATGGAGAAGTCGGCGTCGGTCCGCCCACGACGGCGGGTGGAGACCCGCGCACAGCTGATCGCCGCGGCGGCCGAGCTGTTCACCGAGCGTGGCACCACCCACGTCAGCGTCGAGGCGATCTGCGAACGCGCCGGCTTCACCCGCGGCGCCTTCTACTCCAACTTCAAGACCGTCGACGAGCTGTTCTTCGCGCTCTACAAGCAGCGCTACGCCGAGGTTCAGCAACAGTTGGAGACCATCGTCCCGCAAGCACTGCTCCCCGCCGATGCACCGCACGACCTGCACGCGGTCGTCGCAGCGGTGCTCGAGGCGCTGCCCAGCGACCCCCAGTGGTCGGCGGTGCGCGCCGGGTTCGTCGCCCAGGCCCAGCATCGGGCCGAGCTGGCGGCCGAGCTCCGCGCGCACGCCGAGGCCTTCAGCCGGCACCTGCAGCCTCTGCTGCTGCGCGGCCTGGACATCGTCGGCCGACGGCTGTCGACCACCCCCGAGATCTTCACCAGGGCGGTCCTGGCCGCGGATGCCGGCGCCATCACGCTGGCGCCCCTGCACGACGACGCCAGGCACGTGCGCGAGGCCGCCGTACGCGGGGTGATCCTCGGTCTGACGACCGAGGTGGGGACTCCGCCGTCCGGCGATGACGCCGGACGCTAGGCGTCGCTGTCGGAGAGGCTCCGCCGTACGTCGACCACGTACTCGTCGAACGTCAGGCCTGCCGCCTCCAGCCTGTCCACGACCCTCCTGGCACGCAGGAGCGCTGCATGCTCGTTGTAGCGACACCGGCGAACGAACTCGGTGTCGCAGAGCGAGGGCGGGCGCTCCGCCTCCCACTGCAGAGCGATGTTGAGACACATGTCCCCGCGTCGGATCGCCCATCCGTTCCCGGCATCGACCACCACGAGGCACCATCGCTCCTTGGCGGTGATGTCGACCTCATGGAAGCCCGAGGGATAGACGGTGTACGAGGCGACGCGGTAGGTGGGCCCCACCGGCACGTGCGTCGTCGACTCGTCGGGGGCATCAGCCTCCCGCCATCTACCTCGTGCCTCCGCGGTCGAGGCACGCGCGAACCGACGCAGGCTCGACGCCTGTCGCGGCGCCACTCTCGGGAAGAGACTCCGCTGGCGGGAGGCGTCACCGCCGTTCGCGCTCACGATGCCGGCCCGGCCAGACGG from Nocardioides sp. BP30 encodes:
- a CDS encoding amidase encodes the protein MSGKAQLDELTLVEAAAAIRAGELSPVELTERILERIATTEPSLQAYALVDEEGARAAAAAAERAVRRGDTLGSLHGVPLGVKDLFDTDGLRTTYGSPRYAKHVPERDATAVARLRAAGAVILGKHTTHEFAWGGRTDSAFYGPTHNPHRQGHIAGGSSGGSGASVAAGSCLGAIGTDTAGSVRIPGALSGCVGFKPSRGRISLAGVMPLSSTLDHVGALARTVADAAVIADAIAGPDPADARTLRLVDPLAPGDVGTARVAVLGGWATEVLHPGVRYALDGAARTLADAGLDVETVDLPGEAAMPHAVLTRILFEAGLLHRSAFEAEPASFGADLTELLALPCPAPAELASTEAAIARFSAQLLGLLERYDTLLLPTVPCPAPRLGQRSIAFPGVAEEVEIEDVLTRLTSPFNATGLPAVSVPAGFVDGLPVAVQAVGRPYGDPTALGVAALLEGRSA
- a CDS encoding MmcQ/YjbR family DNA-binding protein; amino-acid sequence: MLASAYVVPNVHASGPIYAFFATACSARPPPRTVHGMMTLVPCEIPDFLDLVSQLPGVGRSDRDKWLRFDVDRRAFGYLWPATRTVGLKQTIVEQLALVAERPDVFEVQFTSGGFGWVVVHLAGVERDELAELTFEAWRLTAPDALLEERADELPS
- a CDS encoding VOC family protein; this encodes MNAPTPYLLFPMGTAREALTFYGDVFGCAVQLHTLEDFHRTDGPADGIAHGYLVNGPVELFAADASGEEPSFRCEGMMLSLLGAAAPSTLHAWFSRLSDGGRIVAPLEARPWGASDGQVIDRYGVHWLIGFEGDESG
- a CDS encoding DUF2975 domain-containing protein, encoding MAKSVVPLKAIIAAILAWSVLMQVLVLPWTAGTYAARYPEFAWMRSPLLVISIVALAVVEFGLLGVWQLLTFVSHGILFSSPAADRWVTREIGAVALVTALGAAMLVIIDLPLGVVLLPVEVLLGAAAVLLVVVLRGLLRAAATQHHELESVV
- a CDS encoding helix-turn-helix domain-containing protein produces the protein MTVVVDLESMMTHRGIGVTQLANLIGITPANLAVLKNGRAKAVRFTTLDALCEVLDCQPGDIIRWVPDAPGERD
- a CDS encoding DUF3533 domain-containing protein, yielding MSDSPGRHADPAVDPAVDPAVDPAVDPARKETFAEEFRDAISPRSLLLGIGTGLLCLGFLLSYVGAFHTPTPHHVPIAVVAPAQTSAQLVDGLNGIDGTPLKATAVENESIARRQLERAEVSAVLVVDASGTQDRLLVASGGGATLASAVERVINAAEDQQHRTVAVTDVVPHQAGDETGAVGFYVAISAVLAGYLFAATLGMARGARPATFRRTLWRLGATVPYAGFVGLGAAVIADPVLGALTGHFGAIWGIVTLLTLAAATVTMAFQVLFGFLGVAATILVFVIVGNPSAGGAYPYRMLPSFWATIGPWIPNGAGVDALRRTVYFGGVETTDRLLVIAAWAVAGAILAIAASYRRHRRTDAA
- a CDS encoding TetR/AcrR family transcriptional regulator, with product MFGEPMEKSASVRPRRRVETRAQLIAAAAELFTERGTTHVSVEAICERAGFTRGAFYSNFKTVDELFFALYKQRYAEVQQQLETIVPQALLPADAPHDLHAVVAAVLEALPSDPQWSAVRAGFVAQAQHRAELAAELRAHAEAFSRHLQPLLLRGLDIVGRRLSTTPEIFTRAVLAADAGAITLAPLHDDARHVREAAVRGVILGLTTEVGTPPSGDDAGR